In Jatrophihabitans endophyticus, one DNA window encodes the following:
- a CDS encoding SET domain-containing protein, translating to MSTSKKDSEKTSAGTRGDKRLSVRRSGVHGKGVFAKAALPAGETLLDYEGDRISWEQACADYAAAGTAGHTFYFDLGDGTVIDGGSNGNAARFINHGCEPNCETEADEDRVRIITLRDIAVGDELFIDYNLVIDDDDPEERALYACACGAATCRGTMLAG from the coding sequence GTGAGCACCAGCAAGAAGGACAGCGAGAAGACGAGTGCGGGGACGCGCGGGGACAAGCGACTGTCGGTGCGCCGGTCCGGCGTCCACGGCAAGGGTGTCTTCGCGAAGGCCGCGCTTCCCGCCGGCGAGACGCTGCTCGACTACGAGGGCGATCGCATCAGCTGGGAACAGGCCTGCGCCGACTACGCCGCGGCGGGCACCGCGGGCCACACGTTCTACTTCGATCTCGGCGACGGCACGGTCATCGACGGCGGCTCGAACGGCAACGCGGCCCGGTTCATCAACCACGGCTGCGAACCCAACTGCGAGACCGAGGCCGACGAGGACCGCGTCCGCATCATCACGCTGCGCGACATCGCCGTCGGCGACGAACTGTTCATCGACTACAACCTCGTGATCGACGACGACGACCCCGAGGAGCGCGCGCTCTACGCCTGCGCGTGCGGTGCCGCCACCTGCCGCGGCACGATGCTCGCCGGCTGA
- a CDS encoding SDR family NAD(P)-dependent oxidoreductase produces MTDSANGPGSRGRRVLVVGATSGIGLATARRFAAAGDRLTLVARDESALAVAAKSCLDAGAIDVRTAAADVADADQIGAVVEGAVTAYGGIDVTVHTATVMGYGRIENVPAADFLAVVDVAIHGTLHLAQALLPVLRRQRRGTFVVVNSLLGSVTVPNMGPYSTAKWGQRALVRTLQQETRDEPGISISLVSPGSLNTPIYYQAANYMGRDARPPVPVLQPERAAAVILRLVDRPRRDVSVPVGPGNPVVIAGYRLLPWLYDLLVGPLFRLAAMTGRERAPTSGNVHRAVGEQDALHGRWPDDRG; encoded by the coding sequence GTCGGTGCGACGAGCGGGATCGGGCTGGCCACCGCGCGACGCTTCGCCGCCGCCGGTGATCGCCTCACCCTCGTCGCCCGCGACGAGAGTGCCCTGGCCGTGGCGGCGAAGTCCTGTCTCGACGCCGGTGCGATCGACGTCCGGACTGCGGCCGCGGACGTCGCCGACGCCGACCAGATCGGCGCGGTCGTCGAGGGCGCGGTCACGGCGTACGGCGGCATCGACGTCACGGTGCACACCGCGACGGTGATGGGGTACGGCCGGATCGAGAACGTGCCGGCCGCGGACTTCCTCGCCGTCGTCGACGTCGCGATCCACGGCACGCTGCATCTCGCGCAGGCGCTGCTGCCCGTGCTGCGCCGGCAGCGGCGCGGCACGTTCGTCGTCGTCAACTCGCTGCTCGGCTCGGTGACAGTGCCCAACATGGGCCCCTACTCGACGGCGAAGTGGGGGCAGCGTGCCCTGGTGCGCACGCTGCAGCAGGAGACCCGCGACGAGCCCGGCATCTCGATCTCGCTGGTGAGCCCGGGCAGCCTGAACACGCCGATCTACTACCAGGCCGCCAACTACATGGGACGCGACGCCCGTCCGCCGGTGCCGGTGCTGCAGCCCGAGCGGGCGGCGGCGGTGATCCTGCGGCTCGTCGACCGGCCGCGTCGGGACGTCTCCGTGCCCGTAGGCCCCGGCAACCCCGTCGTGATCGCCGGCTACCGCCTCCTGCCGTGGCTCTACGACCTCCTGGTGGGGCCGCTGTTCCGCCTCGCCGCGATGACCGGACGCGAACGCGCGCCGACCAGCGGCAACGTGCACCGTGCGGTCGGCGAGCAGGACGCCCTGCACGGCCGCTGGCCCGACGACCGGGGCTGA
- a CDS encoding ABC transporter permease produces MTAVAPEALPDRAADRLDVSFVRVCRSEWTKLRSVRSTWWLLLLAIASIVGIGMFGQLQSARHADGDPYYRHPHPVDLARNTEFGLSVAVLAVLMVGALVVTGEYGTGLIRSTMTVVPRRTTVLLAKAAVLLVVVGLATAGAAVLTLLGAGVVWSAYGRAGASFADPGVVGVVAGVPLYCAAAAVFALAVGALVRHSAAALGVLAASFFVAPAMLASWDGASYLPANAGGAMAGVGFGDSLSGGAAMTLFAGYAAVLLGLALARLRHADV; encoded by the coding sequence ATGACCGCGGTCGCACCCGAGGCCCTGCCGGACCGCGCCGCCGATCGGCTCGACGTCTCGTTCGTCCGCGTCTGCCGATCCGAGTGGACCAAGCTCCGCTCGGTGCGCTCGACCTGGTGGCTGCTGCTCCTCGCCATCGCCTCGATCGTCGGGATCGGGATGTTCGGGCAGCTCCAGTCGGCCCGGCACGCCGACGGTGACCCGTACTACCGGCACCCGCACCCCGTCGACCTGGCGAGGAACACCGAGTTCGGTCTCTCCGTCGCGGTGCTCGCCGTGCTGATGGTGGGCGCGCTCGTCGTGACCGGCGAGTACGGCACCGGGCTGATCCGCTCGACGATGACGGTCGTCCCGCGGCGCACCACCGTGCTGCTGGCCAAGGCCGCCGTGCTGCTCGTCGTGGTCGGCCTCGCCACGGCGGGAGCCGCGGTGCTGACGTTGCTGGGGGCCGGAGTCGTGTGGTCGGCATACGGCAGGGCCGGCGCGTCCTTCGCCGATCCCGGGGTGGTCGGCGTCGTCGCGGGCGTGCCGCTCTACTGCGCCGCCGCGGCCGTGTTCGCGCTGGCCGTCGGCGCGCTCGTGCGACACAGCGCGGCGGCCCTGGGGGTGCTCGCGGCGTCGTTCTTCGTGGCGCCGGCGATGCTGGCCAGCTGGGACGGCGCCTCCTACCTGCCGGCTAACGCCGGCGGCGCCATGGCCGGCGTCGGCTTCGGCGACTCGCTGTCCGGCGGTGCCGCGATGACGCTGTTCGCCGGCTACGCGGCGGTCCTGCTGGGTCTCGCGCTGGCGCGGCTGCGCCACGCGGACGTGTGA
- a CDS encoding DUF6221 family protein, with the protein MSLTLPVSATSELVRFLLDRLDEDDDELRHLARDETRGAAPKERERGLRSADRLRAEIIAKRHVIGDLQQLLILRDLPSEKTVRDAATQALRALAAPYAEHRQYRTEWRAPKRR; encoded by the coding sequence GTGTCCTTGACCCTGCCCGTTTCCGCGACCAGTGAACTGGTCCGATTCCTGCTCGACCGCCTGGACGAGGACGACGACGAGCTGCGCCACCTGGCGCGTGACGAGACCCGCGGCGCCGCCCCCAAGGAGCGCGAGCGTGGGCTGCGTTCCGCCGACCGGCTGCGGGCCGAGATCATCGCCAAGCGGCACGTGATCGGCGACCTGCAGCAACTGCTGATCCTGCGCGACCTGCCGTCGGAGAAGACCGTGCGCGACGCGGCGACGCAGGCCCTGCGCGCCCTGGCGGCGCCCTACGCCGAGCACCGGCAGTACCGCACCGAGTGGCGAGCCCCGAAACGGCGCTGA
- a CDS encoding AraC family transcriptional regulator translates to MTESVPPAESTAPTRFTYSTDDPAAAREYIGKLAAPNVPTVFGSPEQFRFRVTSVRLDRFRIQSFEHSMAGRTTVDPEGAVTVGHLLGGSLEFVHGGHTVRVNRGESHLYQAHGPVEVRWSDVRIGVVRLALSEVEELAAEVCGVDAAELRFTDAKPRSPEAERYWQSLVRMVNREILPNEFATGSEIIQESMGRMLGVALLQTFPNTAIAGGSGLTRASGRIPPAALRRAVEYIQENAAEAISMADIAKVARVTPRSLQHGFRRTWDTTPTSYLRQVRLERAHRDLQAADPSRGDTVAAVASRWGFGNVGRFAARYREAYGRTPHEVLRS, encoded by the coding sequence GTGACCGAATCCGTCCCGCCCGCCGAGTCCACCGCGCCCACGCGCTTCACCTACTCCACCGACGACCCCGCTGCCGCGCGTGAGTACATCGGCAAGCTCGCCGCCCCCAACGTCCCCACCGTCTTCGGCTCGCCCGAGCAGTTCCGGTTCCGGGTGACGTCGGTGCGGCTCGATCGCTTCCGCATCCAGTCCTTCGAGCACTCCATGGCCGGCCGCACGACGGTGGACCCGGAGGGTGCGGTCACGGTCGGGCACCTGCTCGGCGGCAGCCTCGAGTTCGTCCACGGCGGGCACACCGTCCGGGTCAACCGCGGTGAGAGCCACCTGTACCAGGCGCACGGGCCGGTCGAGGTGCGCTGGAGCGACGTCCGCATCGGAGTCGTGCGCCTGGCGCTCTCCGAGGTCGAGGAGCTGGCCGCGGAGGTCTGCGGCGTCGACGCGGCCGAGCTACGGTTCACCGACGCCAAGCCCCGCTCGCCGGAGGCCGAGCGCTACTGGCAGTCGCTGGTGCGCATGGTCAACCGCGAGATCCTGCCCAACGAGTTCGCGACGGGCAGCGAGATCATCCAGGAGTCGATGGGGCGCATGCTCGGCGTCGCCCTGTTGCAGACCTTCCCCAACACCGCGATCGCCGGGGGCAGCGGGCTGACCCGCGCCAGCGGGCGCATCCCGCCGGCGGCGCTGCGCCGCGCGGTGGAGTACATCCAGGAGAACGCCGCCGAGGCGATCTCGATGGCCGACATCGCCAAGGTCGCCCGGGTGACGCCGCGCTCGCTGCAGCACGGCTTCCGGCGCACCTGGGACACCACCCCGACCTCCTACCTGCGCCAGGTGCGCCTGGAGCGCGCGCATCGTGATCTGCAGGCCGCCGACCCGAGCCGCGGCGACACCGTCGCGGCGGTGGCGTCACGGTGGGGCTTCGGCAACGTCGGCCGCTTCGCCGCGCGCTACCGCGAGGCCTACGGCCGCACCCCGCACGAGGTCCTGCGCAGCTGA
- a CDS encoding ABC transporter ATP-binding protein, which translates to MIEVENLTKRYGDTLAVHDLSFTVEPGAVTGFLGPNGAGKSTTMRMIAGLDRPTSGSVRVNGSVYRDSVAPMAELGSLLEVRAAHTGRSARNHLVALAQTAGLGRRRVDEVLELVGLQDVAADRVGRFSLGMGQRLGIAAALLGSPRTVVLDEPVNGLDPDGVRWIRTMLRGLADEGRTVFVSSHLMSEMAQTATRLVVVGRGRLIADSTVEEFVAASTSTSVVVRSRDAGRLRDLLRGPHVTVTSDEADVLQVTGLSAEQVGAVAASAGVPLSELAAVRASLEDAYLSATHGEVEYAAASTEGVRR; encoded by the coding sequence GTGATCGAGGTCGAGAACCTCACCAAGCGCTACGGCGACACGCTCGCCGTCCACGACCTCAGCTTCACCGTCGAACCCGGTGCCGTCACCGGCTTCCTGGGCCCGAACGGAGCCGGGAAGTCCACGACGATGCGGATGATCGCCGGGCTGGATCGGCCGACGAGCGGGTCGGTCCGGGTCAACGGCTCGGTCTATCGCGACAGCGTCGCGCCGATGGCCGAGCTGGGCAGTCTGCTCGAGGTCCGCGCCGCCCACACCGGACGGTCGGCCCGCAACCATCTGGTCGCGCTCGCGCAGACCGCCGGCCTCGGTCGACGCCGCGTGGACGAGGTGCTGGAGCTCGTCGGGCTGCAGGACGTCGCGGCCGACCGGGTCGGCAGGTTCAGCCTGGGCATGGGCCAGCGGCTGGGCATCGCCGCCGCCCTGCTCGGGTCCCCTCGGACCGTCGTCTTGGACGAGCCGGTGAACGGCCTGGACCCCGACGGCGTGCGGTGGATCCGCACCATGCTGCGCGGCCTGGCCGACGAGGGCCGCACGGTGTTCGTGTCGTCGCACCTGATGTCGGAGATGGCGCAGACCGCCACCCGCCTCGTCGTGGTCGGTCGCGGGCGGCTGATCGCCGACAGCACGGTCGAGGAGTTCGTCGCTGCGAGCACCTCGACCTCGGTGGTCGTGCGCTCACGCGACGCCGGCCGGCTGCGCGACCTGCTGCGCGGTCCGCACGTGACCGTCACCAGCGACGAGGCGGACGTCCTGCAGGTCACCGGCCTCAGCGCCGAGCAGGTCGGCGCGGTCGCCGCGAGCGCCGGTGTGCCGCTGTCCGAGCTGGCGGCCGTGCGCGCCTCGCTCGAGGACGCCTACCTGTCCGCCACCCACGGCGAGGTCGAGTACGCCGCCGCGTCGACCGAAGGAGTTCGCCGATGA
- a CDS encoding SDR family NAD(P)-dependent oxidoreductase produces MTSRVRSALVTGGGSGIGLATASALHRAGYALTLIGRRAEVLAAAQRAVTAQADGPPVTTHVADVGDADAALGCVAEHVGRTGGIDALVAAAGAYAPAPLAGLTAAQWDATLDVHVRAAVLMAAAAGRQMGAAGHGRIVLLSSVNGYAAEPETIDYTVAKTAIIGAVRALAVDLAGTGVTVNAVAPGWIDTPMTERYLADATPDSLRRVNPLGRAGRAEEIADVIAYLVTAAPEFLTGSTVTVDGGQTALAALP; encoded by the coding sequence ATGACGTCTCGGGTGCGGAGCGCGCTGGTCACCGGCGGCGGCAGCGGCATCGGGCTGGCGACCGCGTCCGCCCTGCACCGCGCCGGCTACGCGCTGACCCTCATCGGCCGGCGCGCCGAGGTGCTCGCGGCCGCGCAACGAGCGGTGACGGCGCAGGCCGACGGCCCGCCGGTCACGACGCACGTCGCCGACGTGGGCGACGCCGACGCGGCGCTCGGCTGCGTGGCCGAGCACGTCGGCCGGACGGGCGGCATCGACGCCCTCGTGGCGGCGGCCGGCGCATACGCCCCGGCGCCCCTGGCCGGGCTGACCGCGGCGCAGTGGGACGCGACGCTCGACGTGCACGTGCGCGCCGCCGTGCTGATGGCCGCCGCCGCGGGGCGGCAGATGGGCGCGGCCGGGCACGGCCGGATCGTGCTGCTGTCCTCGGTCAACGGCTACGCCGCCGAGCCCGAGACGATCGACTACACGGTCGCCAAGACGGCGATCATCGGCGCCGTGCGCGCGCTGGCCGTCGATCTCGCCGGCACCGGCGTGACCGTCAACGCGGTCGCACCGGGCTGGATCGACACACCGATGACCGAGCGCTACCTCGCCGACGCCACGCCCGACTCACTGCGCCGCGTCAACCCGCTCGGCCGCGCGGGCCGGGCCGAGGAGATCGCGGACGTCATCGCCTACCTGGTCACGGCCGCGCCCGAGTTCCTCACCGGCTCGACCGTCACCGTGGACGGCGGACAGACCGCGCTCGCGGCACTGCCCTGA
- a CDS encoding S1 family peptidase, with amino-acid sequence MKKILIAAAATSLLAAGSAALAPAASAQNTPNIIGGSSATVAWEVQLLFVQGGGTYGCTGEQLNASWVLTANHCADGTTSMNVYQSNSTSNRGPARVVDALYSAPSGDIALAHLRTAAPLSSYAPLNLSYTTKSSGTGVVMGYGNRANSAPTDHLYKATVNLTGRSTDAYYGTAQHVTGVDGASNHGDSGGALTVNGSVVGVCSTGDTADPGSNIHAGSNYAVLSQSASWIRSTAGV; translated from the coding sequence ATGAAGAAAATCCTGATCGCGGCCGCGGCCACCTCCCTGCTCGCGGCCGGTTCAGCGGCCCTCGCCCCCGCCGCGTCCGCCCAGAACACGCCGAACATCATCGGCGGATCCTCGGCGACGGTCGCGTGGGAGGTCCAGCTCCTGTTCGTGCAGGGTGGTGGCACCTACGGCTGCACCGGCGAACAGCTCAACGCCAGCTGGGTGCTCACCGCGAACCACTGCGCCGACGGCACCACGTCGATGAACGTCTACCAGAGCAACAGCACCTCCAACCGCGGCCCCGCCCGCGTCGTCGACGCGCTCTACTCCGCACCCAGTGGCGACATCGCGCTGGCGCACCTGCGCACGGCGGCGCCGCTGTCGAGCTACGCCCCGCTGAACCTGAGCTACACCACCAAGTCGTCGGGCACCGGCGTCGTCATGGGCTACGGCAACCGGGCCAACTCCGCGCCCACCGACCACCTGTACAAGGCGACGGTCAACCTCACCGGTCGCAGCACCGACGCCTACTACGGCACCGCGCAGCACGTCACCGGCGTCGACGGGGCGTCGAACCACGGCGACTCCGGCGGTGCGTTGACGGTCAACGGCTCGGTGGTCGGCGTGTGCTCGACCGGCGACACCGCCGACCCGGGCTCGAACATCCACGCCGGCTCGAACTACGCCGTGTTGAGCCAGAGCGCGAGCTGGATCCGCAGCACCGCCGGCGTCTGA
- a CDS encoding GAF and ANTAR domain-containing protein has protein sequence MVHSPELSRGADEGDEPDLVALTVVAQVARALHVPSGDLDSTLEAIVRSAVRTVPCAEDAGLLLVNRGELVPIAVTGPRPELLDQLQRRAGEGPCVDAATSQRIVVSPDVTRDPRWPHFHEAAAELGAVSMACVPLQVESRMTGALSLYSSQPDAFRGADLAFTEVFATLAAVALAEAQRADQLRSALTSRDLLGQAKGILMERDRVDPDEAFRRLSAASQTTNTKVTVVAEHLVRTGELLAPGARPR, from the coding sequence ATGGTGCACAGCCCGGAACTCAGCCGAGGCGCGGACGAGGGGGACGAGCCCGACCTCGTCGCGCTGACCGTCGTGGCCCAGGTCGCCCGTGCGTTGCACGTCCCGTCCGGGGATCTCGACAGCACCCTCGAGGCCATCGTCCGCTCCGCCGTGCGCACCGTGCCGTGCGCCGAGGACGCGGGGCTGCTGCTGGTCAATCGGGGCGAGCTGGTGCCCATCGCGGTCACCGGCCCGCGTCCCGAGCTGCTGGACCAGCTGCAGCGGCGCGCGGGCGAGGGGCCCTGCGTCGACGCCGCGACCTCGCAACGCATCGTGGTCTCGCCCGACGTCACCCGGGACCCGCGCTGGCCGCACTTCCACGAGGCCGCCGCCGAGCTCGGCGCCGTCAGCATGGCGTGCGTTCCGCTGCAGGTCGAGTCGCGGATGACCGGGGCGCTCTCGCTGTACAGCTCGCAGCCCGACGCCTTCCGCGGTGCCGACCTGGCGTTCACCGAGGTCTTCGCGACCCTCGCCGCGGTGGCCCTGGCCGAGGCGCAGCGCGCCGACCAGCTGCGGTCGGCGCTGACCAGCCGGGACCTGCTCGGCCAGGCCAAGGGCATCCTCATGGAGCGCGACCGCGTCGATCCCGACGAGGCCTTCCGGCGCCTCTCCGCGGCGTCGCAGACCACGAACACCAAGGTCACCGTCGTGGCCGAGCACCTGGTGCGCACCGGTGAGCTGCTGGCGCCCGGCGCGCGCCCGCGCTGA
- a CDS encoding response regulator → MIRVVLADDQALLRQGFRMILEAEGDVSVVGEARDGDEAVRVTALTRPDVVLMDVRMPGTDGIAATERIVASGEGTRVLILTTFDLDEYVHAGLRAGASAFLLKDAPPEELVRAVRTVAAGDAVLAPSATRRLLERFTPSLPVDSAAAQADPATALLDTLTNREREVFRSVATGRSNREIAAELNVSEGTVKLHVSRVLTKLGLRDRVQVVVLAYEHRIVVPGRSNRPPADR, encoded by the coding sequence GTGATCCGCGTCGTGCTGGCCGACGACCAGGCCCTGCTGCGGCAGGGCTTCCGGATGATCCTCGAGGCCGAGGGCGACGTGTCGGTGGTGGGGGAGGCCCGCGACGGCGACGAGGCCGTGCGCGTCACCGCGCTCACCCGTCCGGACGTCGTCCTCATGGACGTCCGGATGCCCGGCACCGACGGCATCGCCGCGACGGAGCGCATCGTGGCCTCGGGCGAGGGCACCCGGGTCCTCATCCTGACCACCTTCGACCTGGACGAGTACGTCCACGCCGGCCTGCGGGCGGGGGCGAGCGCGTTCCTGCTCAAGGACGCCCCGCCGGAGGAGCTCGTCCGTGCCGTGCGCACGGTGGCCGCCGGGGACGCCGTGCTCGCCCCCAGCGCGACGCGCCGACTGCTCGAACGGTTCACCCCGTCGCTTCCCGTCGACTCGGCCGCGGCGCAGGCCGATCCGGCCACCGCGCTACTGGACACCCTCACCAACCGTGAGCGGGAGGTCTTCCGATCGGTCGCCACGGGACGATCCAACCGGGAGATCGCGGCCGAGCTGAACGTGTCCGAGGGGACGGTCAAGCTGCACGTCAGCCGGGTCCTGACCAAGCTGGGACTGCGCGACCGGGTCCAGGTCGTCGTCCTCGCCTACGAGCACCGCATCGTCGTGCCCGGACGGTCGAACCGGCCACCGGCGGACCGGTGA
- a CDS encoding sensor histidine kinase, whose amino-acid sequence MPRWAQRDALRDRPRRAWAFDAAVTLFALLCALYAYMAAYAVSDDEPAAALGWAIVLAMVAPLPLRRVWPVPTYAVVLAVAVTTGWWAEHLVLTPPLAIGLFTVAARCSRRATLGCLLPTELVVVAWASRLYPDGRSWLSEALSLAVAVAAVAALGMYVGTRRALSLELRDRALRLERERDQQAELSAAAERARIARELHDIVAHHLTVMVALADGAAAQAVRAPERSVAAMRTVSATGRQALTDTRRLLGVLRDAADDTGPNAGAASGATRSPLPGLADLTDLVAGVRAAGLTVRYQVVEELPRLDQGTQLALYRLVQEALTNTMKHAGAGASAGVRIGRTAHELCVEVDDDGGGVAAPGVAAPGAGRGLPGMRERIAAVGGEITSGPTPHRGWAVRVRLPLVDVATPVDAS is encoded by the coding sequence ATGCCGAGGTGGGCGCAGCGCGACGCGTTGCGCGATCGACCCCGACGTGCCTGGGCCTTCGACGCGGCGGTGACCCTGTTCGCCCTGCTCTGCGCCCTCTACGCCTACATGGCGGCCTACGCGGTCAGTGACGACGAGCCCGCTGCGGCACTGGGCTGGGCGATCGTGCTGGCCATGGTGGCGCCACTGCCCCTGCGGCGTGTCTGGCCGGTCCCGACGTACGCGGTCGTCCTCGCCGTCGCGGTGACGACGGGGTGGTGGGCCGAACATCTGGTGCTGACCCCACCCCTCGCGATCGGTCTGTTCACGGTGGCGGCGCGGTGCTCGCGCCGGGCGACCCTCGGATGTCTTCTCCCGACGGAGCTCGTCGTGGTGGCGTGGGCGTCGCGGCTCTACCCCGACGGCCGCTCCTGGCTCAGCGAGGCCCTCTCGCTGGCGGTGGCCGTCGCGGCCGTCGCCGCGCTCGGCATGTACGTCGGCACGCGTCGTGCCCTGTCGCTCGAACTGCGCGACCGAGCGCTGCGCCTGGAGCGCGAGCGAGATCAGCAGGCCGAGCTGTCGGCGGCGGCCGAACGGGCCCGCATCGCCCGCGAACTGCACGACATCGTGGCGCACCACCTCACCGTGATGGTCGCGCTCGCCGACGGCGCCGCGGCCCAGGCGGTCCGCGCGCCCGAGCGGTCGGTCGCCGCGATGCGCACGGTGTCGGCCACCGGCCGGCAGGCGCTGACCGACACCCGCCGGCTGCTCGGGGTGCTGCGGGACGCGGCCGACGACACCGGTCCGAACGCCGGCGCGGCGTCCGGCGCGACGCGTTCGCCGTTGCCGGGGCTCGCCGACCTGACCGACCTCGTGGCCGGCGTGCGGGCGGCCGGACTCACCGTTCGCTACCAGGTCGTCGAGGAGCTGCCCCGTCTCGACCAGGGCACCCAGCTGGCGCTGTACCGCCTGGTGCAGGAGGCCCTCACCAACACGATGAAGCACGCCGGCGCGGGAGCGAGCGCCGGCGTGCGGATCGGACGGACCGCGCACGAGCTGTGCGTCGAGGTCGACGACGACGGCGGCGGCGTCGCGGCGCCGGGCGTCGCGGCGCCGGGAGCGGGCCGGGGTCTGCCCGGCATGCGCGAGCGGATCGCCGCCGTCGGCGGGGAGATCACGTCCGGCCCGACACCCCACCGTGGCTGGGCGGTCCGGGTCCGCCTACCGCTCGTGGACGTCGCGACCCCGGTCGACGCCTCGTGA
- a CDS encoding bifunctional PIG-L family deacetylase/class I SAM-dependent methyltransferase, producing MTFDHRDAGPPAAAWDSLVTGLAELRLPGSGDRLVVVAAHPDDETLGAGGLLAAAARHGCPATVVVLTDGEASHPDSPTHRPHQLAALRRREVYAAVAATAPDAEVQLAGLPDGRLAEHRDELTAVLEPLAATATHLVTPWDGDRHPDHEAVADVGRELAARHGCRHWQYPIWTWHWDDPAHSVLATYDLRRVSLHDTDRAAKRAALACHTSQHSPLSDEPGDEALLPPSLVGAAERDGEVFVVGPAQGTEPAATPVAYFEQLYAKAADPWGLDERFYEQRKRAGLLAALTRPRFRRAFEPGCATGALSAELARRCDDLVAWDAVDTATAATANRLRDAANVTVATGRIPEDWPDGEFDLIVLSEVGYYCADLGRLTERVLGSLAPDGVLVACHWRHAAAMHAHTAGEVHGALGVSLRAVVSHVEDDFLLHAWTRTGESVATATGIVR from the coding sequence ATGACCTTCGACCACCGTGATGCCGGGCCGCCCGCCGCCGCCTGGGACTCCCTCGTCACCGGGCTCGCCGAGCTGCGCCTGCCCGGCAGCGGCGACCGGCTCGTGGTCGTGGCCGCGCACCCGGACGACGAGACGCTCGGCGCCGGCGGCCTGCTGGCCGCCGCCGCCCGGCACGGCTGCCCCGCGACCGTCGTGGTGCTGACCGACGGCGAGGCCTCGCACCCGGACTCGCCCACCCATCGGCCGCATCAGCTCGCGGCGCTCCGGCGGCGCGAGGTGTACGCGGCCGTGGCCGCGACGGCACCGGACGCGGAGGTGCAACTGGCGGGGTTGCCCGACGGTCGGTTGGCCGAGCACCGCGACGAGCTGACCGCCGTCCTGGAACCGCTGGCCGCCACGGCCACGCACCTGGTCACGCCGTGGGACGGCGACCGGCACCCCGACCACGAGGCGGTCGCGGACGTCGGCCGCGAGCTCGCCGCGCGGCACGGCTGCCGCCACTGGCAGTACCCGATCTGGACCTGGCACTGGGACGACCCCGCGCACAGCGTCCTCGCCACCTACGACCTGCGGCGGGTCAGCCTGCACGACACGGATCGCGCCGCCAAGCGCGCCGCTCTGGCGTGCCACACGAGCCAGCACTCCCCGCTGTCCGACGAACCCGGCGACGAAGCCCTCCTGCCCCCGTCGCTGGTCGGGGCCGCCGAACGGGACGGCGAGGTCTTCGTCGTCGGACCGGCTCAGGGCACGGAGCCCGCGGCCACGCCCGTCGCGTATTTCGAGCAGTTGTACGCAAAAGCGGCTGATCCTTGGGGCCTCGACGAACGGTTCTACGAGCAGCGCAAGCGGGCCGGCCTGCTCGCCGCCCTCACCCGGCCGCGCTTCCGACGGGCCTTCGAACCCGGGTGCGCGACAGGCGCGCTGAGCGCCGAACTGGCTCGCCGGTGCGACGACCTGGTCGCGTGGGACGCCGTCGACACCGCGACGGCGGCGACCGCGAACCGCCTCCGCGACGCGGCGAACGTCACGGTCGCGACGGGACGCATCCCCGAGGACTGGCCGGACGGCGAGTTCGACCTGATCGTGTTGAGCGAGGTGGGCTACTACTGCGCGGACCTCGGCCGGCTGACCGAGCGGGTGCTGGGCTCGCTCGCCCCCGACGGCGTGCTCGTGGCCTGTCACTGGCGCCACGCCGCCGCGATGCACGCCCATACGGCCGGCGAGGTGCACGGTGCGCTCGGCGTCTCGTTGCGGGCGGTCGTGAGCCACGTCGAGGACGACTTCCTGCTCCACGCGTGGACCCGAACCGGCGAATCCGTCGCCACCGCCACCGGAATCGTGCGGTGA